The Stigmatella erecta nucleotide sequence GCCCTTCATGGGCAGGTACAGCCGGGAGGCGTCATACACACCGGTCCTGGGCGGCCAGTAGCCCTGAGCCACCCACGTGTGCTGATTGTTGGATTCGGTCCTGTTGATCGAGGAGAGCCCCGTGTACGGTGATTGGAAGGGGCGAGTGACATTCCCAGTCTTGTTCACCGAGGCGTAGTCACAATCCAGGTTCCCGAAAGCACTCCCACGCTCCAAGCATACCCGGATGGGCGCCCCACCGATCCGCTCCGTGGGCTCCAGAAGGGTCAAGTCAGACTCCCTGTCTGGGACGGCATTGGCAACCATCGCGTAGGTGAGCTGCTCCAGACCGCGGGTGTCATCGTAGGCGATGGTCATGGAATCCAGGTGGAGCTCACGTCCCGGTGCGACATTGATGTCGACCTTCAGCTCCTCCGTGCCAAGAACCGCCTCGGTGTAGCCCTCGGTGGACGAACTGCCCAGCATTGTGTATTCCGTGTGCTCCGCATTGGTGTTGTACGCGCTCACATCGACATACGCGTACTCTGCCTTCCCCGGGCACGTAACGGTCCCGTCCTGTGTGAACTGAGCTTTGTTGCCAACCACTGCCTCCCTGTTCGCGATGAAGTGCCAGCACCAGTCGTCTTCGGCCAGAGGGGATACACCGTTCTTCGTGGCTGCCACGGCCTTCGCGCGGGACTGCTCGAGCCGGGCGAAGAGACGGGGCGAGTTCTGCGGTGTATTGCCCGAGGCGCGGAGCCGGTTCATGACGAAGCGGTACTGGGAGGAATCGGCCAGATCGACGGGCATCTGGGATTTCTCCCGAGGCTGGGTACTGGCCCACTGCGCATAAGCGCGTGACATGGCCAGGGAGTCATTGCTCAGCTCTTGCCGCAACGCCACGGTGAGTTCGGCCGGCGGCTTTTGCTGACTACATGCCGCTACCCCAAGCGCCAAAGGAAGGAAACAAGACACGACAGCCCGGCTGCGATTGAAAAACCCCTTCATCACGAGTTCTTCCTCCTTGTTTGGATCACCCTGTGGACTGCCAGCGCACACATTCAGAGCACTCCCTCCCCTGAATCCAGCCATGCTCCTGATCCGCGACGGCGGGAACCGTTTCGGCCCTCAGGACAGGGACTGCATCCGCTACTGATGTGCTTTTCGCTGTGTGAATACGTCTCTCACAGAATGTGAATGTTGTCAAAAACTTCTCACAGCGCCTTAAAAAGGCGAAGCTGCTTCGTTTGAGCATCATTGCTATTCATGAAATCCCTTCAATCGGGGACACGGCCCAGGCGGGACGATGCGAGCCCTTTGGTTTGGCAAATCGGACCCAATTGGGTCTTCCTGGACCCATTGAGTCGCTAAAGACAATCGGAAAGGACTGAGATTCGAGCCTTCCGAGGTCTTCCTGAGTACGTCCTCGAAAATGAGTACGCCAGCACGATGGACACCTACAACCTCTGTCCGGACGGCCGCGTGATGCTGGAGTT carries:
- a CDS encoding Hint domain-containing protein: MKGFFNRSRAVVSCFLPLALGVAACSQQKPPAELTVALRQELSNDSLAMSRAYAQWASTQPREKSQMPVDLADSSQYRFVMNRLRASGNTPQNSPRLFARLEQSRAKAVAATKNGVSPLAEDDWCWHFIANREAVVGNKAQFTQDGTVTCPGKAEYAYVDVSAYNTNAEHTEYTMLGSSSTEGYTEAVLGTEELKVDINVAPGRELHLDSMTIAYDDTRGLEQLTYAMVANAVPDRESDLTLLEPTERIGGAPIRVCLERGSAFGNLDCDYASVNKTGNVTRPFQSPYTGLSSINRTESNNQHTWVAQGYWPPRTGVYDASRLYLPMKGSFDPGAANGSNCEITDNLQGTADIILIEAGGRCKSTKPGDTVASAALDWKPTIPVQLTRDFDGLVDFGTDCLGYEQDVQLVVSVKATAKCGAQHGVPRARSNKEKILDFKNSCLAEGTQVLRADGNPSPVEKIQVGEKVLSNAQGRALTVTTVSKGIESRKMVHLRDAQGRDVMVTSKHPLLTAEGKVLAAEALKAGDVVQTQDGVTRLSSVERVPYNGQVYNLTLGTDEELATVGRQERTLIANGFRVGDNQMQTELERQTRSPENILAKLSKPWHQDYHNDLARREVKASRQP